ACCCAAATGCTAATTTCATCATCGCTATTAATAGTATTTTGTAAATTTTTATTATACCTTATAATATCTTCAACGTTTGAGGATGAAAATATTGATTGATCATCGATGAATTTATAATCATATTTTTTTGCTAATTCGATGATTTGAAGAACTCCTAATTCCTTACATTCAATACCAATAGCCTCAAGAAATGTTTTTCTTTCCTTTGGTATGATATTAGCACAAAGTATTAACTCATAAATCTTATCTTTATTTGTATTTTTGAGTAATCCATAATATTCAGTAATTTGACCAGATGCCTCTCTTGTAAGAATACCTCTTTTTACCTCAATTATTACTTGTCTTTGATGTTTATCCTCAAATAAAATATCAACCCGTCTGCCCTCAATTATAATTTGTTGACCGATTAGTTTTAATCCCTCATCTGGAAAAACATCTTCAGGATGTTGCGCTATTATGTTTTCAATATCTTTTTCAAGCATTTTAATTCCTCTCAGTGCCTTATATTATAGCTTTATAATCCCCAAAAATAGGACAAAAATGGGTCACATATTTAAGATGCTGAGAACAAGCTACGCCAAGTTCAGGGTATTTCTCAATTAGTTAAAATAGTTTTAGATAGTTATTCTCAGTTCTTTCTAATAATTCGCAAGGATACTACTGCATCTTTCTTATTCTTATTTCAATATCTTTTAACAATTCTAATAATTTATTCGGGTCTGTATTACTATAGTGATATGGATATAATACTTTCGGTTTAAATGCTTTTACTGCATCGGCTACCATTTCAGGAGTCATTGTAAACGGTAAATTCATCGGCAAGAATGCATAATCAATTTTTTCTAATGCCTTTATTTCAGATGTGTTTTCAGTATCTCCGCCAATTAATACTCTTTTATCTCCAAAAGTTAGAATGTATCCATTTCCTTCTCCTTTAGGATGATAAAGCTCTCCTGTATCACGTTTATGAACAATATTATAAGCAGGTATTGCTTCAATTTTTACATTTTCATAGACAGTATTATCTCCGTTTTTCATAACTTTACCATATTTTAATTGGTTGAAACACATTTCTGCTAAAATAAATTCGGTTTTATCTGTCTTTATTGAATTAATCGCTTTTTCGTCAAGATGGTCTCTATGATGGTGTGTTATCAATATTAAATCAGCTTTAGGAAGTCCATTATAATCAGCTAAAGCACTGTAAGGGTCTATATGAATTATCTTTTCATGCCATTTCATCATCATAGATGCATGACCTATAAATGTAATTTCTAAATCTCCTTCGGATGTTTTTATTATATCTTTTTCAAATACAGGGTTAGCAAAAGCTGAGACAGATGCAATAATAATAGCGAACAGTAATATAATAATTTTTTTCATTTGATACTTCTCCTTGAATAAAAATGACACGTCGTTACTATTTTTGAAGAATAAAACTTAGGTATCAATATTTTTAGCCTCAATCAGCTAAACGGTGTATCAGTTTTTTTTACGAGGAATTATAAAAATTGATTTACTCAGCTAATCAGCCTCAGTCCGTCGGTTAGTTAACGCTTTACTACGATTTATAACCTGCTATTCTAACATGAGTGCTTGAAAACCAGCCTGACAAAAATGTTTATCAGTAGTCATAGCAAGATAAAGTTCTGATTCCTTCATTACAACAAATGAAATACAATCTGTCAGTCCCCAATCTTTATCGTTTTTGCTTTGATAAAGCTTGACAGCCTTATGCATAAGTTCTGTATCAACAGTTACCACATGGAAAACTGATGTATTATAACAACTAATGATAAAATTTGCCGCTCCTTCCCTATCAACTGAAGACAGAGCGTTTCCAATTTCTACGAGAATAGCCTCTGTTAACCAGATTTCAGATGCTTTGCGGACACGATCCAATAGAAACTTTGCCTTATCATGGTATTGATCACGACGGTTCAACAGTGCGAGAACATAAGCTGTATCAAGAAAAATCCTGTCTTTATTCATTCACTTCCTCTATAAATTTTCTCTGTAAAGATAATGATCATGATTAAGTGCCCAGTCTTCAGGAGCTTCAACAGTTCCGGCCAATTTATCCAGAATATCAATTGCATTTTCGAAATATTTTTCGTTTTGTTTTATTTGTAAAACATACTGTCTGTTCGGAATCAGATTAATTCTACTTATCGGTCTAAAAACCTCACCATCAAAAAAAACTTTCATGACTTCTTCCATAATATGTTTTCTCCTTAAACTAACTTTTTATTCGATATACGCGAGCGATTAAGCAAGCGTATATTCTTTTTAGCTGTACAATATCTGGCTGAACTTGTATTTTTCTTTCTCATAAGCTCAAATCCCTTGTCACTCTAAATCTGCGCTCGGAGGCGATAACAACCCGAATCAAAGGGTGAACGGTTAGCGAATATATCCACTGCATTCGGGTTGTTGGACCTCATCGCTT
The DNA window shown above is from Desulfobacterales bacterium and carries:
- a CDS encoding type II toxin-antitoxin system VapC family toxin, whose protein sequence is MNKDRIFLDTAYVLALLNRRDQYHDKAKFLLDRVRKASEIWLTEAILVEIGNALSSVDREGAANFIISCYNTSVFHVVTVDTELMHKAVKLYQSKNDKDWGLTDCISFVVMKESELYLAMTTDKHFCQAGFQALMLE
- a CDS encoding MBL fold metallo-hydrolase, with the protein product MKKIIILLFAIIIASVSAFANPVFEKDIIKTSEGDLEITFIGHASMMMKWHEKIIHIDPYSALADYNGLPKADLILITHHHRDHLDEKAINSIKTDKTEFILAEMCFNQLKYGKVMKNGDNTVYENVKIEAIPAYNIVHKRDTGELYHPKGEGNGYILTFGDKRVLIGGDTENTSEIKALEKIDYAFLPMNLPFTMTPEMVADAVKAFKPKVLYPYHYSNTDPNKLLELLKDIEIRIRKMQ
- a CDS encoding EVE domain-containing protein, whose translation is MLEKDIENIIAQHPEDVFPDEGLKLIGQQIIIEGRRVDILFEDKHQRQVIIEVKRGILTREASGQITEYYGLLKNTNKDKIYELILCANIIPKERKTFLEAIGIECKELGVLQIIELAKKYDYKFIDDQSIFSSSNVEDIIRYNKNLQNTINSDDEISIWVFQGNPNKYDILNALSDKDIGNTIHWLVSQNKRKIHKGHLVLLWMSGKEAGIYALARVECEPAIMTENGPEKKYWIVANENKINTRVQLSILKRFINKPILKKDLLDIPQLSKLSILKQFQGTNFPVKDSEWKIIYQLM